Below is a window of Impatiens glandulifera chromosome 2, dImpGla2.1, whole genome shotgun sequence DNA.
TCAACTGACAAAATTGTTCTTAAATACATCAAGAATCCTTCGAAATTCAAAGCAGATTTCGCAAAGGCCATGATAAAAATGGGAGACATTAGTCCTCTCATGGCTCCAAAGGGTGTCATTAGAAGGATTTGTAATACACTAAACTAGATACTCATGTCCCTTCGTATagtcctttatatatatatgcaatttGCTTATcttgttaatttatttcatttgatATAGTGATCCTTCAAAAGTGTTCGATCATTCACACAAGTGTATATTCAATAATAAGTTTGTTTATGTGGTCACTTTTCTTGTTATTCAATTCAGTGTAAATTGTAATACCTAAAGTATGAAGCAATTAGAATGTCTATATATCTATCATTTGATAGTTACTTGAGTTGTAAAATGAATGGAGTTTAGGTCGTGTTTGTTCAATTATTAGTGGTTGTACATAATTCTTTTAAGTCAACATCATATTGTGATGGTTTGAGTGAAGATTTGGGTTCTTGTTAAGAGGTAATAACAAGTTAATGTTAGATTCTTTAGATTCTTTAATATAGATATTTATTCTATATAAATCTATAATCTTAATACTCTATGTggataaattaagataaacaTTAGTTACGAAAATTTACCTGAAATTTTAATGAAGAATGattcattaagtcgttctttCTTTATTGTTCTTCGGATGTTCTCTCGATATTGGATTTCCCGGTTCTGGATATTGACCTGGATTAGAATGTGTAATGTGTGTGGGTTTAGGCCTTTCATTCCAATCCTTATTGATAGCCCCTTAAGAGTTCTTGAGAGAACATGTCTTCCACCTTTAATTTGATGAGTTTAACATAATAGGTAGGATATCTATATGAGTTggggggaaatttgacgaaatgaccctaaagatgcATGTATTTGCATCCGGGGTCACcctataatttaaattgatctGGTGAACACTCTACTTcttttggacgaaaataccctTTTCGCGTGACGAGAAAGGACTTCGTGTTTCGCGAACTGAATTAGGTTttgtataaatactcaaaatttttcatttcatttatttactttctctctcttctctctcttctctcggCGGCACGGCGATGTAATCCTaaccctaaacgaacacatTATATAGATGGATGAAGAAAACTCGTTCTAATATCAGGTGATTGGAtcgatttatgttattatttccaTTATGCTCATCTTTAAACCTAAACCATTAGgttttcttattgttcatcttattgttcatcttggtTGTTCATCTTTTCTATGATGATGTTTGCAGTTGATGATACTTTGATGCTTTGATGCAGTTGATGATGCTTTAAGTTAAAGCCGttatgtttaactaaaaagtttaCAGAAGGGTCATTGATgacctttctaaaagttgaaagggcaatttgtttcaaaaattaatataaaggcTAAAAGTGAGCGATTGGAGTAATTAGAGGGCCGCCCAAGTAATTTACCCTAAATAATCAACATAAATAGAAGAGTAACTATTCTTTTGATGCACGCCACTTGTGCCCATGAGAAAAATACAtttgaactattttaataattacttaTTGTTCTCATTTTTCCTTTACTTTGATGCTTCAATTGTTTATTACTTGTATAACAATGTTTTGTCATTATCTTTGTCTTCCCTATATTGATCAACTAAAAGAACCAAGTTgtttctttatttcatttatatagcTTATTATCAGAGactatgatttaaaataacttgaaagacattttttttaattgcaGGTGAATGTAAATCTTTTGAAGATCTACTCATACTTAggctatatataaattttatgccATTACATCACTTTCATCTCAAGATTCTCATTTACATTTCATATGAAAATTGATGGAAAATTTTCTGTATCATTGATATTCCATGAAACTATTTTCACAGTAAAAATGTTACTGACATTTTATATGTTTATGCTTCATATTTAGTTTGGAGTAGAATTTTAGACAAGATAGTCGATGTGTCTTCTATGTTGTCAATGAGGCATGTCTTTGAAAATATGAATGTCCACAAAGCATCAATGTTTCTCTTTTGTTACAATCAATTTCTTCTCAATGACATCAATCTGCTAGATACAAATCATATAATGCCAACCAAACACAATTTTTACATCACATTGTCTCCACATTTTAACTGTTTTACATCTGTGAACATCTGTATATTTAATCTGGAATAATGAATTTGTCTTTTTTccttataattttgtttagttaaaaatttattgaatttgtGCTAGAATCACTTGATAAGAAATAGTATAacatatattgatataattggTGGATTATTAACAATTTTTCTTGAATTATTATAGGGTGTAGTTAAACTAATTATGTGCTCCCCTTTACCCTAAAGATGACGAAACTGGTAAAGATGCATTCAAgataaaattaatcatcatatacagaaaataacttaattcacaataattattaatatgtaaaaaaTGTTTGGATTATATATTGCTAGAGTGAAGCATTGACCATATATATTAAGATTCTACAAACTATGTTTATGCTGAAATTTTGAGTTATAACATTCTTTTTGTGTTTTTCAGGTACAAGTTTATAAAGTATTGATGACTTTTTGGTCCTCATTGTCCGacacaatatatacatatttacttGTATAAAAAAGAATACAACCACTAGATAAATTTGTCTCACTTCAACGAATTTTGAAActcataaataaaatgtaagtaTCACTTCGAGGAATTTTGAAACTGATAAACTGATAATTTCTCCTCAATCATATGGTAAGAACCAGTTACTTAGTgtatacaatttttatatagaaattttGTGGTATCCTCCCTGCACTAAATTGATTGGGTGATAATAGtggataattaattaagtttttatctCTATGAAATATAGTATCATATTTCAGTATACTTTTGTTGATCTAATATATTTAGATGTTTGAGTTCCATAGTTTAAAATTGTGCAAATAGTTGTCAGTGTTGTTGGAAGTAGGCCAACTATTTTACCATAGTTAAAAAATGTGCAGTATGTTTATTTGacttttagtttttattttattttgagcaACTTTCTAGAATTGTAAAGGATTTTGGATGCTATGAGTAGATGGTTTACaagtttgaataatttataaaagtttcAATATTGGGTATATATAATTTAGCTCCATTATCTTGggaataaatgattaaaaaataatatcatatttgaaAGCATAACTTTTTGATACACATATTTCAGAATTTATTGAAAGTTTCTCATATAGATGCAAGAAGTATTTATACATAGGCCTAATTTCATTGCATTTGGTTAAACATTAGGCATATTGATATTAACTTGAAACTGCACCATTTAAAATCACTTttttctatcatatatatacatcatgatattaatcaattttgaaatataacttAGTCACATATCAATTTATAAATGTATTGACGGAAGGTCTAGAAAAATTACATCTATTGAACATTTTTGAACTAAATGCAGATACAACTCCAACAAGTAACGGGGGCTTGTTGGATGAAGAATACAAAGAAAGTGGTAAGATCATTACTTCATATAGGTACAAAATATTGActacattttatcatttattaatacttGTTGGAAAATGAAAAGTAAATCTGATGGATTAtatattgattgatttatttatgaGTTTCTAGCTATTAGTTTGTTTGAAGCCATTTATTTTTGGTACAAAtggtatattttagtttttgtcCTTTTgaggtatatgttgagaaaCTTTTCTATTAGGATACTTTTGTAAAACCTTTATGATTGAACATTtttgatttttgttgtttttcattTATGATCGATTAATTCTTGTGTATGAAAATTTTTCATGTGTTTTAATTGGACAAGTGAAACATATTTGGTgatcttaattattaatgtgCTTTTAATATCGTTTCTTTTAGATTCATTAGTATTGATGACAAAAGTTTTATCTTTGTAAggttaactaatatttttattaaattgatgtGTTACAGGTTTATTTACTTATACGATTCTCTAAACTCGATGGTtgtatttattcttttttttcttcattttttaggTTATGTCTCTCAATTAAAGAactctatataaataatatatgttcaTATATGGAAACAGGTAggaatatataatttgttgCTAAACAGAATTTTGGCATAAAATTTGTGtgattaattaagaattttgtgtaattattcaattatatgtttgtttaattaaatatttgataatttttatgttattattacaTTAAATAGAGTTCTTGGCATTTAGTAAATATgaaattttgtgaaaataaaaaaaatagcgAATTAAATAGAATTGGTGAATGAAGAAACAAAATCAATGGGTTGAAAatgctttttttttaaataggctTTTAGCCACAGTATTTTTATCCCGATGACATATTTTTAGCAATGGTAATAGATCCCGCGGCAAAACTATTGGCGACGGAAGCAACACCGACAATTGGCGACGGGTGAAAACACTGTGGTTTTAGATTTTTAGCGACAGGAAAATAATCAACAGCGACTGTATTTACCGTGGTTGTTGCTctcttttttactagtgttatgttgcataaaaaaatatgttataacaaTATAAACAACCATCTAATAAGACAATCTAATAACAGTAagaatatcaaattaataatatgttcaatttgaaaaaatgtgttattaaaaaaaattgattcatttaccaataagaatataattaaattactaatataattaaattatgaatataaataaaagaataataaattaataatagtatttGATTATagatatagaaaataattacacaatacaagaagatgaaagtttcaaaatataaaataatttaagaaagaaatatgtaAAGAAagcatcaaaataaaaaaatgtaactaATCTAAATTTTGGAATGAATgatgagttttattttttgaaaaatgtgtgaTATTGAAAGATAGAATAAGAAGGATATAAGTGGCCAAGTTTATTCTCATCAGTTGAATAAACTATACAACTGATTACCACAACTATACATATGCTGAAATCTGAGCTAGAACACcctattcttattatttttttctaaaatagttaaatgataataaaatgttgagatttttttaagtatacaaGGACACAAGGTATATATAacataagagaaaataaaataaaaatgtcacaaaacaaaatcaagtaATCTAGCGTATTATCGAGCATCTATGTGCTCGAGAAATATGATTACGCTCCCACAGTTTTTAGTGATACAATTCAGTCGAAAACAATCACTGAAGATACAATAATTTCTTTTGAGCCTAATCAAAATAATTACTCAAAAATTAAGACACCTATATCAGTTGTCTCAACCAGTGAATCTCAACCCTAATCTAAAATAGACTCTAATACCAGCCACATggacaataaaaaaatgtgagatACAATTCAATCTCCATAAGTCACATATTGTGACGACTTATTATATTACAATAGTGTTTTTCATCCACACGTCATtctcataatatttaatttttttttttatcaatttttcaaaataagttgatgattttctttaataatatttagcCGTTAAAACTGAAAACTGAATAGTGAAGAAatcttataactttatttattattttctaagagtagaaaatatatatattttccctCTTGCAATAATTCCCTTATTTGTGGGAAATCTAATGATTTTGTGGTTGGTAAGGAAACGAGTCATTCGGATCTTTACTTATTCCTTGTTCTTCTTACCCTATTatctcttttcattttttatattatagaaTGTGAAATTCTCACCCACCAACTTGCTTAGGTCCTGATGAATCCCACATTCTCTTCtccaaattaagcattatataaaCACCCAATTCCATCCAACTTCTTCACACCACCAATTACTCTAtccttttaataataatcaatcTGTTTCTCGAGTTCAAAGTCGAGTACTCAATATATACATCATGGCTTCGAGTTCAATGAGTTCAAGAAGGTCAACATGGACGGCCCAACAGAACAAGCTCTCCGAGAGGGCCTTGGCACGTTACGATACCGAAACACCCAACAGGTGGCACAACATTGCCATGGCCGTGGGCGGCAAGACTGCGGAAGACTGCAAGTCTCACTTCCAGATTCTTCTAGATGATCTCTACCAAATCGAGTCCGGCCGTGTTCCCTTTCCCAattacatgcattcatcatGATCGATGATCAGCTACCGATTGCATTAGATGGCTAAACAACTATGTCTGACCATCAAGAAAGGCCCCTAATTACCCCCACCACTAATTCATCTccttcttattttaattaatttaagttgtATTCGCAAAATGCATGCGCATTCTCAATTTCTTAAACTATTAATCCATTTCAACACTATGAATCTGCCTTGCACCACATTTCAttataagttttatatataaaatgatatggAGTTgggtctttttatttataattttgattttaaatatttagtttatgtatttatattatattaaaataattatcgtaaaattgaaacttaaaaataataaaatcatctacagaataaacatatatatcGGCATTTTATgtgtttgtaaatattattatcgACGCATATTGATCATTTACCGGCGTAATCTTATGTGTCAGTACAAATTATTACTGacacataaataaaattgttatatttaaatatattagaatttgtaatttaaaaaacaaattgttcaaaatatttttaaattatcattgagtttaataattataaatttattatatttatatataaaaatcaaataattaattttattaaaatttaaaataaaattttaattttaatatcaattattattaatttttattttaaataaaaaaattaagtgaaaatacaaaatatttattaaaaataaataaattttaagactatatatattttttactgaAATTCACTTAAAGAAACTAAAGTAAAACGAAGCTTGACAAAGAATGTTGAAATTGCTAATAGTTGAAAAGTGTTGATAATACAAGAATCGACCACTAACATCTGTCGCTAAAACTAAAATCATATACtaaaaagtgtttctaaatacTAAAATCAGCCGTTAAAAAGCGtcaattaaaattcttaaattccTAAGTGTCACTACAAGTTTACATACATATCTTCTGGCgcaattttctctcttttcacctatatatagttatatatacaataaGACCAtctatataacaaatataaaaatttaaatacaaaacaaataaaagaatGCAAATCTAATTCTATTACAATTCCGAAAGAGATTCATATATTCAAATCATATCATTtggaataaatgaaaaaaagagtGTACCCTAAATATTCCAAAGTTATACTTTCAAGGGGGTTCACCTAGCTAGATTATAGTCCTTACGAGAACAAGATTCATCTAATCATAATCATTGATCAACTTAATTGAACATCTCGCAAAATGTATGCGCATACtcaatttcttaaattattaatccATTTCAACACTATGAATCTGCCTTGCATCCGCCACATTTTcattataagtattatatatagaaTGATATGGAGTTgggtatttatatttataattttgattttaaatatttagtttaagtatttataatgtattaaaataaatattgtaaaattgaaatataaaaataataaaatcgtCTATAGAAACAACATATCGATATTTTTATGtatcaataaatattattatattattatcgaCGCATATGGATCATATATCGGGCGTAATCTTATGTGTAATCTTATGTGtcagtaatatatatttaaaaatgacccatgcaaaatgatataaatgaaaattatttcagctcaacgaaaaaaatattacaaaattgaaagaaaaatttagaaaaaaaaataacacaaaatagttcactaatgatcaaacaatttttttttaacgagCACAAAACTCTTAAAAAAGATCAATGAGTTGTCCAATTGTCTCAACTGTTTTATCTAATGAAACATCCCTGATATTCatagaattaattttttatagaattaaaGTAGAACTAGCATTACACCCCACATCTAtgggggaaatttgatcaaataaccctGAAAAGGGTtgttagtttaaaaataaactagcCCAAAAAGTTTATACAAAAGTAacattttttacaaaaatttaccattttacccttaatatatattttttatttctttttcttttctccctcattttctcttcttttcctcTTCCCCCGGGCGACCGTTCCTATCCTCCCTCCCCGGCTCTCCGAACGATCATTCCGAACGATCAATCGCCATTATTCCTCGAACAACCGACAAGCAAAGCCGAACGCTTCCCCGCATCAGCATTCACCATCAAGTGAGTTTTCGTGTTTTGTCCCTGCTTGCATGCTGAGTATGATAGGTTTTAAGGTTTTAGAGTTTTAGGTGAATGTTTTTATGAATAGTTTGAATGAGAATTGTTATTCTTAATGAATGTGTGAGAATCTTTCTGTATATGACGTCCCACGCAAATTACATTTTTCGTGGGACGCAAACTACAATTTTTGTCTCACGCAAATTGTAATTTGCGTCCCATGAAAAATGCAATTTGCGTGggacaaaaaataaaatttgcgTTCGTCACCTTCTTTCTGATATTATCCAAATCTATTTCTGAATCTTCAAAATATGGCAAATCCTTTTCTTCAGCTGGCATACTTGCTCCATATGTGGTTTCTGCAGCATTGTAGGTAGTTCCTGGAAAGGTTTTGGTGCCTCCAGTTGTTGTTGATCATATCCAGGGACAAGCCCTAGATGCTTTGCAAGTACTTAAAgtatcatcatttttttttgtgtaaatGCACTTTCATGTCTTATACATGTAAATGCAGAAATGTTATTAAGAGAAGTTATCATTTGATAGATTATTATTCTCCTTGTTTTGGTTTCTTGTAGGAGCAAAATTTCTAAAGTTTATCTTGCAATGTATATAAAGAATGTTACCGAACTTTCTTTTGATGATGTTACACCAGAAGACTCTAACTTCCCGTCAATTCAAGGTAGCAATAATTATTTAGATGTTTATTAAAATGACATGGGAGTTCTTTTTCTTTATCTGTTCATCATTGTTTCTTGGTTCTCTAGGCCTAGCTGAAACTGGACTCATCTCAAGCAAGCTCTCAAGACATGATCTTTCTTCTTCATTGGAAGACGATGAAAGTTCCTTGTTTTTTTCACCTCAAATGCTGACTTTTGAATTGACAGCAATAGTTTCGTcgcttttctttctttttattatattttctattcCAGGATAgtcaagaaaataaatatagtcACACTAAAAATATATGTACTAAAATAGAAGACATCCTTTTATTGTATGAATGGTAGCTCAAATGGTGATATCTCAAATCCGATTTCTACTTAAAACACATTGATTAAAGTGGA
It encodes the following:
- the LOC124927791 gene encoding protein RADIALIS-like 1, whose amino-acid sequence is MASSSMSSRRSTWTAQQNKLSERALARYDTETPNRWHNIAMAVGGKTAEDCKSHFQILLDDLYQIESGRVPFPNYMHSS